A region of Chelonia mydas isolate rCheMyd1 chromosome 7, rCheMyd1.pri.v2, whole genome shotgun sequence DNA encodes the following proteins:
- the PWWP2B gene encoding PWWP domain-containing protein 2B: MEEAEAKELQVGSWLPVLVEQMVNDTLVVTLSCGERRFTGILLDCTKKSGLLCLPPPSLPKQEDPPADACTNWVPENRRAAKGETESQLSSEKPPKGNNDEQVPPLLPPPSPGNVPPYPPYFEGAPFPPPLWLRHTYNQWVPQPPPRTIKRTKRRLSRNRDPGRLIMSTIRLRPRQVLCEKCKNTLNPEEVNYKARQNAKTRRKLSIQDKEQKKHSDSDSVEKRNKREKREEDKFSGELVHRTPVIKISYSTPQGKGEVVKIPSRIHGSVKPFCPQRILQNGGEDQEENRDSERYQETKCFMDKSASSQLASIPKLKLTRPVHSNADVPPPKIRLKPHRINDGQSVSIYKAELIDEINVLQSSRESNPAAFYTDESADRSLAEMSSGSSGEDDDFKRFPQGKDGHDNLAFLMNYRKRKADSSSLSVCSNDSLDESKSSSSEVTSPEMCDFLPGDDASVSSSSKDDRKIVPPLTVRLHTQSVSKCVTEDGRTVSVGDIVWGKIHGFPWWPARVLDINLSQKENGEPSWREAKVSWFGSPTTSFLSVSKLSPFSESFKLRFNRKKKGMYRKAITEAAKAVEHLTPEIRDLLTQFET, from the coding sequence GTCTGGCTTGCTCTGTCTTCCACCACCTTCGTTGCCAAAGCAAGAGGACCCTCCTGCTGATGCTTGCACTAACTGGGTTCCTGAAAACAGACGGGCCGCGAAGGGTGAGACGGAGTCCCAGCTTTCTAGTGAAAAACCTCCCAAAGGAAACAATGATGAACAGGTTCCTCCTCTTTTGCCACCTCCATCGCCAGGCAATGTTCCTCCTTACCCGCCCTATTTTGAGGgagctccttttcctcctcctttatGGTTAAGACACACATATAACCAGTGGGTTCCTCAGCCACCACCAAGGACTATAAAGAGGACAAAAAGACGGTTGTCACGAAATAGAGACCCAGGAAGGCTTATCATGAGCACTATTAGGCTGAGGCCCAGGCAAGTGCTctgtgaaaaatgtaaaaatactcTGAACCCAGAGGAAGTGAACTACAAAGCCAGGCAAAATGCTAAAACAAGGAGGAAGCTAAGCATTCAGGATAAGGAGCAAAAAAAGCACAGTGATTCTGATTCTGTAGAGAAAAGGAACAAAAGAGAAAAGAGGGAGGAAGACAAATTTTCTGGGGAATTAGTGCATCGAACTCCAGTGATAAAAATATCCTACAGCACACCACAAGGTAAAGGTGAAGTTGTGAAAATTCCCTCCCGGATTCATGGATCAGTTAAACCATTTTGTCCACAGCGGATATTGCAGAATGGAGGGGAGGACCAAGAGGAGAACCGAGACTCTGAACGATATCAGGAAACCAAATGTTTTATGGATAAGTCGGCAAGCAGCCAACTTGCTTCCATTCCAAAACTGAAATTAACTAGGCCTGTGCATTCCAATGCAGATGTTCCACCTCCAAAAATCAGACTGAAACCCCATCGAATAAATGATGGTCAGAGTGTTTCCATTTATAAAGCAGAACTTATTGATGAGATAAATGTCCTTCAGAGTAGCAGGGAGTCCAATCCTGCTGCATTTTACACTGATGAATCTGCAGATAGAAGTTTAGCAGAGATGTCTTCAGGGAGTTCAGGTGAAGATGATGACTTCAAAAGATTTCCCCAAGGTAAAGATGGACATGATAACTTGGCTTTTCTTATGAATTATCGTAAAAGGAAGGCAGATTCTTCTAGTTTATCAGTGTGTAGCAATGACAGTCTAGATGAATCCAAATCCTCTAGTTCAGAAGTAACATCACCAGAAATGTGTGACTTTTTACCTGGTGATGATGCATCTGTTTCTTCATCTTCAAAAGATGACCGTAAAATTGTGCCACCATTAACAGTTAGACTACATACACAGAGTGTCTCTAAATGTGTCACTGAAGATGGAAGAACTGTTTCAGTGGGGGATATTGTTTGGGGTAAAATTCATGGTTTCCCATGGTGGCCGGCACGTGTTCTTGACATAAACCTTAGCCAGAAGGAAAATGGAGAACCTTCCTGGCGAGAAGCTAAAGTATCATGGTTTGGTTCTCCAACAACCTCATTCTTATCTGTTTCAAAactctctcctttctctgaatCTTTCAAACTGAGATTTAATCGTAAGAAGAAAGGGATGTATCGGAAAGCTATTACAGAAGCTGCAAAGGCAGTAGAGCATCTGACCCCAGAAATAAGAGATCTCTTAACCCAGTTTGAAACATAA